Proteins encoded together in one Terriglobales bacterium window:
- a CDS encoding group I intron-associated PD-(D/E)XK endonuclease, with protein MRKRKVPKARPYRGPRNPREKGDWVEMMFMAKASGLGFTICRPYGVRFFDFVVCPRKGPISRVQVKSAWSIQKRMYRFKACGGGRRRYRRGEVDFIVAYVVPEDVWYVIPLSAIRLEMGYVAPHVPGSRARFEKFREAWGLLRGEGPAYGIKIQACAEGSRQPSAISRQEEPTAGAAESAEEIHFPQMDAERFGCCFFEQTLGV; from the coding sequence ATGAGAAAGAGAAAGGTCCCAAAAGCCCGGCCCTATAGGGGACCGCGAAATCCGAGGGAAAAAGGCGATTGGGTGGAGATGATGTTCATGGCCAAGGCGAGCGGCCTGGGCTTCACCATCTGCCGCCCGTACGGCGTCCGATTCTTCGATTTCGTGGTATGTCCCAGAAAGGGCCCCATCAGCCGGGTGCAAGTCAAATCAGCCTGGAGCATTCAGAAGCGGATGTACCGCTTCAAGGCGTGCGGCGGCGGGCGGCGCCGCTATCGGCGGGGCGAGGTCGATTTCATCGTCGCTTACGTGGTCCCGGAAGATGTCTGGTACGTCATCCCGCTGTCGGCGATCCGCTTGGAGATGGGTTACGTGGCGCCCCATGTGCCCGGCAGCCGGGCTCGGTTCGAGAAGTTTCGCGAAGCCTGGGGCTTGCTGCGGGGTGAAGGGCCGGCGTACGGCATCAAGATACAGGCCTGCGCGGAGGGCAGCCGTCAGCCATCAGCCATCAGCCGTCAGGAAGAACCGACCGCAGGGGCCGCGGAGAGCGCAGAGGAGATTCATTTCCCGCAGATGGATGCGGAGCGATTTGGATGCTGCTTCTTTGAGCAGACGTTGGGGGTGTGA
- a CDS encoding pitrilysin family protein, producing the protein MRRSLLAILVPVLLCGLSPAQQKAQPRRAPGRPARGPARPAPSSFNVPVEYYKLPNGLRVVLSPDHTAPTVTVAVYYHIGFRIEPRDRTGFAHLFEHMMFQGSENLGKMEFIKLVQQNGGVLNGSTRFDFTNYFEIVPANKLETVLWAEADRMHGLAVNEDNLKNQQGVVGNEVKVNVLNRPYGGFPWLDMPQYANSNWYNAHNFYGDLHDIEAATLGDVKKFFEEYYAPDNAALAIVGDFEPAQAKEFVKKYFGPIAASKRPPLPDLSEPRQEKEKKAAKVDPQAKRPAVAFAYHMPKRNSPEYYAMGLLDQILLQGDDSLLHLELVKRRGYTAEVEGGINLLGNMFNYDGPMLWMADCYHDQNVSSEQIMRAVDGIIDMVRTTPVDPGTYNRALVKLRSDLYGNMESLFGFGRADLLASFALFDDNPARINSLEAEFRKVTPELIQKTANEYLRPTNRTVLSIELKPPEKQEKPGGEKPSGGEQ; encoded by the coding sequence ATGAGAAGGTCCCTGCTCGCCATCCTGGTCCCCGTGCTGCTGTGCGGGCTCTCGCCCGCCCAGCAGAAAGCGCAACCCAGAAGGGCGCCCGGCCGGCCCGCGAGGGGGCCCGCCCGTCCTGCGCCCTCGTCATTCAACGTGCCCGTCGAGTACTACAAGCTCCCCAACGGCCTGCGCGTGGTGCTCTCCCCTGACCACACCGCGCCCACCGTCACCGTCGCCGTGTACTACCACATCGGCTTCCGCATCGAGCCCCGCGACCGCACCGGCTTCGCCCACCTCTTCGAGCACATGATGTTCCAGGGGTCGGAGAACCTGGGGAAGATGGAGTTCATCAAGCTGGTGCAACAGAACGGCGGCGTGCTCAATGGTTCGACGAGATTTGATTTCACCAACTACTTCGAGATCGTGCCCGCGAACAAGCTGGAGACGGTGCTATGGGCCGAGGCCGACCGCATGCACGGCCTGGCGGTGAACGAAGACAACCTGAAGAACCAGCAGGGCGTGGTGGGCAACGAGGTGAAGGTGAACGTGCTGAACCGGCCCTACGGCGGCTTCCCCTGGCTGGACATGCCGCAGTACGCCAACAGCAACTGGTACAACGCGCACAACTTCTACGGCGACCTGCACGACATCGAGGCCGCCACCCTGGGCGACGTCAAGAAGTTCTTCGAAGAGTACTACGCGCCCGACAACGCGGCCCTGGCCATCGTGGGCGACTTCGAGCCCGCCCAGGCCAAGGAATTCGTGAAGAAGTATTTCGGGCCCATCGCGGCGAGCAAGCGGCCGCCGCTGCCCGACCTGAGCGAGCCGCGCCAGGAGAAGGAGAAGAAAGCCGCCAAGGTGGACCCGCAGGCCAAGCGCCCGGCGGTGGCCTTCGCCTACCACATGCCCAAGCGCAACTCTCCCGAGTATTACGCTATGGGGCTGCTGGACCAGATCCTGCTGCAGGGTGACGACAGCCTGCTGCATCTGGAGCTGGTGAAGCGGCGGGGCTACACCGCCGAGGTCGAGGGCGGCATCAACCTGCTGGGCAACATGTTCAACTACGATGGCCCCATGCTGTGGATGGCCGACTGCTACCACGACCAGAACGTCTCCAGCGAGCAGATCATGCGGGCGGTGGACGGCATCATCGACATGGTGCGCACCACGCCGGTGGACCCGGGGACCTACAACCGCGCCCTGGTGAAGCTGCGCTCCGACCTGTACGGCAACATGGAGAGCCTGTTCGGCTTCGGGCGCGCCGACCTGCTGGCCAGCTTCGCACTCTTCGACGACAACCCGGCGCGCATCAACAGCCTGGAAGCGGAGTTCCGCAAGGTGACGCCCGAACTGATCCAGAAGACGGCCAACGAGTACCTGCGTCCCACGAATCGCACGGTGCTGTCCATCGAGCTCAAGCCGCCGGAGAAGCAAGAGAAGCCGGGCGGAGAGAAGCCGAGCGGAGGCGAACAATGA